A genomic segment from Aegilops tauschii subsp. strangulata cultivar AL8/78 chromosome 1, Aet v6.0, whole genome shotgun sequence encodes:
- the LOC120972801 gene encoding uncharacterized protein, translating into MAPPLPTLPPTLAPPPPAAPPAGQAPIQSCPRYVQRAQASLRLFLGIDDEDSRLATDLLRSSNSTSFAPTPGADQHLVCLSISSSKLRFDELLASALLQAFLAGAASQFNVRHLYDQTFVFSVAHHRHVNLLLKLRPFHRRLFSISFCKFLPAPQRPTSTPTLLACKSLSDLLLLHYAAATKFENAAWARLKSFVTVPSAPAPPACRMLVSFFQFPFPVTPSLCELILGCLFGSDPSHFHAAVETEDEFSFSVANRGVADLVVSFGDLRRPGIDLRFFIPTGQSAAPRTTATAASPADCALLHPRAPSRSPRSSVKVSPLRHGFKF; encoded by the coding sequence ATGGCTCCTCCccttcccaccctcccacccacCCTTGCACCACCGCCGCCGGCCGCTCCTCCGGCCGGCCAAGCCCCCATTCAATCTTGCCCTCGCTACGTCCAGCGCGCCCAGGCTTCCCTCCGCCTCTTCTTGGGCATCGACGACGAAGACTCTCGCCTTGCCACTGACCTCCTTCGCTCCTCAAACTCGACTAGCTTTGCTCCCACTCCCGGGGCGGACCAACACCTAGTCTGCCTCAGCATCTCCTCCTCAAAACTCCGGTTCGATGAGCTGCTGGCCAGTGCCCTCCTGCAAGCCTTCCTTGCTGGGGCGGCTAGTCAGTTCAACGTGCGACATCTCTACGACCAAACCTTCGTCTTCTCCGTTGCGCACCACCGCCATGTCAACCTGCTCTTGAAGCTCCGCCCCTTCCACCGCAGGCTCTTCTCGATCTCCTTCTGTAAGTTTTTGCCGGCTCCGCAACGCCCGACGTCGACGCCAACTTTGCTTGCCTGCAAGTCTCTGTCTGACCTACTGCTGCTCCACTATGCCGCTGCTACCAAGTTTGAAAACGCTGCATGGGCCAGGCTTAAATCCTTCGTTACGGTGCCTtccgcgccggcgccgccggcCTGCCGCATGCTCGTATCTTTCTTCCAATTCCCTTTCCCGGTGACACCAAGTCTCTGCGAGCTCATTCTGGGCTGTCTGTTCGGCAGTGATCCCTCGCACTTCCATGCGGCCGTGGAGACGGAGGACGAATTCTCCTTCTCCGTCGCCAACCGCGGCGTCGCCGACTTGGTCGTTTCCTTCGGTGACCTGAGAAGGCCAGGGATCGACCTACGCTTCTTCATCCCGACTGGGCAGAGCGCCGCACCTCGGACGACGGCGACGGCTGCTAGTCCTGCCGACTGCGCGCTCCTGCATCCTAGGGCCCCGAGTCGCTCGCCTCGTTCGTCAGTTAAGGTTAGTCCATTACGACATGGGTTTAAGTTTTGA